In Vibrio lentus, a single genomic region encodes these proteins:
- the menC gene encoding o-succinylbenzoate synthase: MNSVNSQRHAKLYRYQLPMDSGVILRDNKLNERVGYIIQLECDGKTGFGEVAPLPGFSQEDAEQAGIQLQHELELWSHNNPQTPFDELYPSVAFGFSMAMMELRGELNAEGNYQAAPLCTGDPDELIPVLNEMKGEKVAKVKVGLYEAIRDGMLVSLFLESIPDLTLRLDANRAWKPEKAKQFIKYISPSLRQRISFIEEPCQKPEDSLAFAIDHGVAIAWDETLQEAVRSPEFNLSDLTGVKAVVIKPTLIGSVERCVAIIERAQQLGIKPVLSSSIESSLGLTQIARLAQQYLPNEVPGLDTIGLYQQQLEVSWPGCQLPVSTLEQQQLIWSS, from the coding sequence ATGAACTCAGTGAATTCTCAGCGTCACGCTAAACTCTACCGTTATCAATTACCTATGGATAGTGGTGTGATTCTTCGTGACAATAAGTTGAACGAACGCGTTGGTTATATCATCCAACTTGAGTGTGATGGTAAAACTGGTTTTGGCGAAGTTGCACCTTTGCCAGGTTTTAGCCAAGAAGATGCTGAACAAGCTGGCATTCAGCTGCAACACGAATTAGAGCTTTGGAGCCACAATAACCCTCAAACGCCTTTTGATGAGTTATATCCTTCTGTTGCCTTCGGTTTTTCGATGGCGATGATGGAATTACGAGGCGAACTCAACGCTGAAGGTAACTACCAAGCGGCACCGTTGTGTACAGGCGATCCAGATGAATTGATCCCTGTGCTGAATGAGATGAAAGGCGAGAAGGTCGCCAAAGTAAAAGTCGGTCTCTACGAAGCGATTCGTGATGGCATGCTTGTCAGCTTATTCCTTGAGTCGATCCCTGATTTGACCCTAAGGCTTGATGCCAACCGCGCGTGGAAACCAGAAAAAGCCAAGCAGTTCATCAAGTACATTTCGCCTTCACTGCGTCAACGTATTAGTTTTATTGAAGAGCCTTGCCAGAAACCTGAAGATAGCTTAGCTTTTGCTATTGACCACGGTGTTGCTATTGCATGGGACGAAACACTACAAGAAGCGGTAAGAAGTCCAGAGTTTAATCTTAGTGACTTAACGGGTGTTAAAGCGGTAGTGATTAAACCAACCTTGATTGGCTCAGTAGAGCGTTGTGTTGCTATCATTGAACGCGCGCAACAACTTGGTATTAAACCTGTACTAAGCTCAAGTATAGAGTCTAGCCTTGGCTTAACTCAGATTGCTCGATTGGCACAACAGTACTTGCCTAATGAAGTTCCAGGGCTTGATACGATTGGCTTGTATCAGCAACAGCTAGAAGTCTCTTGGCCGGGTTGTCAGCTTCCTGTTTCAACGCTTGAACAGCAGCAATTGATTTGGTCTTCTTAG